AAAACTTTAATGAAAACATAGTGGTTTTTTAGCTAGTAGTGGTTGAAAGGTGCTTTTATCAGTtgtttaaagaaaatgaaaaagaaggaaaCAAAGGAAAAGTCTCCACTAATGTGGGCACCTACTTTCCTAGTCTCTTGCAATATAAGCATGTACTAATCAAAGCCACCTGCATTTCATTGTCAAGTAGAACTAGCAAGTTTTTGCAATTGTTAAATAGCAAGAGAAGCAAGGCAATTcctatttgaaaaaagaaaaaatatggctGTTTTTTCTGGTGATTGGGCTTTTGCATTTGGTGTCCTaggtaaaaatacattttagttttttcagtacaatttttttctttaatgtttTCTTCCTTGTGTATAATGCGCttagagaagagaaaaaaaatattggtcAGACCATATGCTTTAACAGATGCTATAATACAAATTTAATCGTATGaataaaattttggtatattctcACACTAGAAATAGTAATCGATTATTTCATTGTACTTGCATATCCTCAGCCAATATTCTTGCTCATAATATAATTCATTGATTTTTATATATGGTATGATTAATTTATCTCTTCCTATTATTTCACAAATAATGATCTTCTACCCTCTTCTGCTTCTATTTTGCAGGAAACATCTTCTCCTTTTTAGTTTTCCTTTCTCCACTGTATGTCTCTTGTTccttatgtttttttaaaaagattattttGCCTCTTTCTAAGTGTGCATTTTTTGTGTTACAACTTGCGCGATCGATCAATTAatatacatacttatatatgATCATGCAGGCCAACATTTTATAATATTTACAAGAAGAAATCAAGTGAAGGCTATCAATCAATTCCATGTGTGGTTGCTCTATTCAGTGCAATGCTTTGGATTTACTATGCATTTCTCAAGACCAACGCAACCCTTCTCATCACTATAAACACTTTCGGGTGCTTCATTGAGACTATTTACGTTGGCTTCTTCATTTTCTATGCACCAAAGGAAGCAAGGGTAAGCTTTCCTATACAATAATTTAAAGACAAAAACGAAGTACGTACTTTTATAATATCAGattacatatataaaatataattacagATCACTGTTCATaatttgttttttgactttgcaAGTACAATGAATGCAGATCCAAACTATAAAGCTACTACTTATACTAGTAGTTGGTGGCTTTGGAGGTATTGTTCTACTGAGTCATCAGTTTATATTCGAAGGAGCAGTTCGTGTACAAGTGGTTGGATCAATTTGCCTTGTGTTTTCCTTATGTGTTTTTGTTGCACCATTATGCATAGTGGTAAGTTTTATTTATTCATGCGAGAATTATCAAACATTATAACTTCtctattttcctttatttattcaaCCTATACCAGCAATACCAATTAGTTGAAAATATATTTTCGTCATATATAGTAGCATTTTTACTTCACACCCTATGTTTTTCTAACAATTGTTTAGCCTCTCAGAGATTTATTAGTTAGTAAAAGATATAGTGACTTCGAGtaattattttatactattattttctttttgtatag
The Capsicum annuum cultivar UCD-10X-F1 chromosome 6, UCD10Xv1.1, whole genome shotgun sequence DNA segment above includes these coding regions:
- the LOC107875813 gene encoding bidirectional sugar transporter SWEET12, which translates into the protein MAVFSGDWAFAFGVLGNIFSFLVFLSPLPTFYNIYKKKSSEGYQSIPCVVALFSAMLWIYYAFLKTNATLLITINTFGCFIETIYVGFFIFYAPKEARIQTIKLLLILVVGGFGGIVLLSHQFIFEGAVRVQVVGSICLVFSLCVFVAPLCIVRQVIKTKSVEYIPFLLSIFLTLSAVMWFIYGLLLKDFNIGIPNVLGFTVGLLQMVLYVMYNKKEEKDFVKEQNLPELKNHVIILHNDKNLPELSEEQIIEIVKLGSLISCTQKFDLALCMHENIAEDHKKQRKTMEI